One genomic window of Fusarium verticillioides 7600 chromosome 2, whole genome shotgun sequence includes the following:
- a CDS encoding protein pyrABCN produces the protein MALVPQPPASARQIGAEDDGLVCLELEDGSSFQGYSFGAQKSIAGELVFQTGMVGYPESVTDPSYRGQILVITFPLVGNYGVPSREAMDELLGDLPAHFESSEIHIAGLVTASYAGEDFSHFLAESSLGTWLKEQGVPAMYGVDTRSLTKRIREKGSMLGKMRLETRGLTNGSANSQADDALAALPTDHFEEVEWVNPNTKNLVAEVSIKAPKLYKPPTSVARKHPSGRTIRVLCLDVGMKFNQLRCFLKRGVEVLVCPWDYDIASAIDEFDGLFLSNGPGDPAMLDNVVKNITAVLEKNEIPVFGICLGHQLLARAAGATTKKMKFGNRGHNIPCTSMVTGKCHITSQNHGFAVDTDSLTNGWKELFVNANDGSNEGIFHTEKPYFSVQFHPESTPGPRDTEFLFDVFINTMANCAEKPELLKAPVSFPGGTIEENERLHPRVSVRKVLVLGSGGLSIGQAGEFDYSGSQAIKALKEEGIYTVLINPNIATIQTSKGLADKVYFLPVNADFVRKVIQYERPDAIYVTFGGQTALQVGIQLKDEFESLGVKVLGTPIDTIITTEDRELFARSMDSIGEKCAKSASANNIDEAMHVVKDIGFPVIVRAAYALGGLGSGFANNEEELMDLCNKAFAASPQVLIERSMKGWKEIEYEVVRDAQDNCITVCNMENFDPLGIHTGDSIVVAPSQTLSDEDYNMLRTTAVNVIRHLGVVGECNIQYALNPFSREYCIIEVNARLSRSSALASKATGYPLAFIAAKLGLGIPLKEIKNSVTKSTCACFEPSLDYVVVKMPRWDLKKFTRVSTQLGSSMKSVGEVMSIGRSFEEAIQKAIRAIDFHNLGFNETEALMSIEDELQTPSDQRLFAIANAMHEGYTVDKIWELTKIDKWFLRKLKGLSDFAKRMTCYSTTDITTSPSILLQAKRLGFSDRQLAKFWSSNEIAVRRLRLEAGIQPFVKQIDTVAAEFPAFTNYLYMTYNASDHDVNFDDHGVMVLGSGVYRIGSSVEFDWCSVRAIRTLRATGFKTIMVNYNPETVSTDYDEADKLYFENINLETVLDIYQLENSSGVLGAMGGQTPNNIALPLHRAGVKVLGTSPEMIDNAENRYKFSRMLDRIEVDQPTWKELTSFAEAQEFCNTVSYPVLVRPSYVLSGAAMNTVYSEKDLKNYLDQAAEVSREHPVVITKYIENAKEIEMDAVAKDGKVIGHFISEHVENAGVHSGDATLILPPQDLEATTIERIEEATRKIGQALNVTGPFNIQFIAKDNDIKVIECNVRASRSFPFVSKVMGVDLIEMATKAIMGQPFQAYPPTDLAPNCVGVKVPQFSFSRLSGADPVLGVEMASTGEVACFGVDKNEAYLKALMSTGFKIPKKNILLSIGSYKDKREMLPSVQKLEKLGYKLFATSGTADFLQEHGVQCQYLEVLGKEEDRSSEFSLTQHLAKNTIDLYINLPSNNKYRRPANYMSKGYQTRRMAVDYQIPLVTNVKNAKILVEAIARHFELEVSKRDYQTSHRTIVLPGLINIAAFVPGIATASNDDLQTVTKASISAGFSMIRVMPLGVDGAITDALTLKTAQQNSRRGGYCDYNFSVAATSDNADQISHVTGEVGSLFIPFNHLSGNISKVAAVTAHFDSWPTHKPIVTDAKLTDLASILLLASLHNRRIHVTSVTNKDDIKLIALSKAKGLQVTCDVSIYSLYLNRDEYPECERLPTVADQKALWQHMSTIDVFSIGSLPYRLATSLGHKGDPHMGISDALPLLLTSVAEGRLTVDDIKERLYTNPMEIFELHDQSGTTIEAEIDRPYTVAPGTFWSPFVGRTMRGSVQRVTFQNTTVCLDGEVLPVSPQGKDMSSHIAPPMSPPVKPTTSIAQATGSPQARRLSMLGGFQPLNRLRGVDTGAVGATLPSPARGAAPVEELAPGLQLQPLVSSSLQQLLAQPSSFKNTHVLSVKSYSRADLHLLFTVAQEMRLGVQREGVLNILRGRVLTTLFYEPSTRTSASFDAAMQRLGGRTIAISTSHSSVQKGETLQDTLRTLACYGDAVVLRHPEETSVHVAEKYSPVPVINGGNGSKEHPTQAFLDLFTIREELGTVQGLTITFLGDLLYGRPVHSLVYLLRHYHVQVQLVAPKALALPPKVREQLVASGQLLCESETLTPEILARSDVLYCTRVQRERFPTEEEYQRVKNSYRVDNASLKHAKSSSIVMHPLPRNEEVAEEVDFDQRAAYFRQVSTDSYNMLMPLLTRCLDALWPLLPHGSVGAGYG, from the exons ATGGCTTTggttcctcagcctcccGCCTCTGCGCGTCAGATTGgcgccgaggatgatggccttgtctgcctcgagcttgaagatggctcCTCCTTCCAGGGTTACAGCTTTGGTGCTCAGAAGAGCATTGCTGGAGAGCTGGTCTTCCAAACGGGTATGGTTGGCTATCCTGAGTCCGTCACGGATCCTTCGTACCGCGGCCAGATCCTCGTCATCACTTTCCCTCTTGTCGGAAACTATGGTGTTCCCTCGCGCGAGGCCATGGATGAGCTCCTCGGCGATCTGCCAGCTCACTTCGAGTCTAGCGAAATCCACATTGCTGGTCTAGTCACAGCTTCATATGCTGGCGAAGACTTCTCCCACTTCTTGGCCGAATCCTCTCTGGGCACATGGCTCAAGGAGCAGGGTGTTCCCGCCATGTACGGTGTTGACACTCGATCTTTGACCAAGAGAATTCGTGAGAAGGGTAGCATGTTGGGTAAGATGCGCCTCGAGACCCGTGGCCTGACCAATGGCTCTGCCAACAGCCAGGCTGACGATGCCTTGGCTGCTTTGCCCACCGACCACTTTGAGGAGGTCGAATGGGTCAacccaaacaccaagaacttggtgGCCGAAG TTTCCATTAAGGCTCCCAAGCTCTACAAGCCTCCGACCTCGGTCGCCCGTAAGCACCCATCTGGGCGTACTATCCGTGTTTTGTGCCTCGATGTCGGTATGAAGTTTAATCAGCTGAGGTGCTTCCTCAAGCGTGGTGTCGAGGTCCTTGTCTGTCCTTGGGACTACGATATCGCCAGCGCCATTGACGAGTTCGAcggtctcttcctctccaatGGTCCCGGTGACCCCGCTATGCTCGACAACGTCGTTAAGAACATCACTGCCGtcctcgagaagaacgaAATCCCTGTTTTTGGTATCTGCTTGGGACATCAGCTCCTCGCCCGTGCTGCTGGCGCtaccaccaagaagatgaagttcgGTAACCGTGGTCACAACATTCCTTGTACCAGCATGGTTACTGGAAAATGCCACATCACTTCTCAGAACCACGGTTTCGCTGTCGACACTGACAGCCTGACCAATGGCTGGAAAGAGCTTTTCGTCAACGCCAATGATGGCAGTAACGAGGGTATCTTCCATACTGAGAAGCCCTACTTCAGTGTGCAGTTCCACCCCGAGAGCACCCCTGGTCCTCGCGACACCGAGTTCCTCTTTGATGTGTTCATTAACACCATGGCCAATTGCGCTGAGAAGCCcgagctcctcaaggccCCTGTCAGCTTCCCTGGCGGCACCATCGAAGAGAATGAGCGTCTTCACCCCCGCGTTTCCGTTCGCAAGGTCCTCGTTCTTGGCAGTGGTGGTCTCAGCATTGGTCAAGCTGGCGAGTTCGACTACTCTGGTAGCCAAGCTATCAAGGCTTTGAAGGAGGAGGGCATCTACActgttctcatcaaccccaacatTGCCACTATCCAGACCTCAAAGGGCTTGGCTGACAAGGTTTACTTTCTCCCTGTCAACGCCGACTTCGTTCGAAAGGTCATCCAGTATGAGCGACCTGATGCTATCTATGTGACCTTCGGTGGCCAGACCGCCCTTCAAGTTGGTAttcagctcaaggatgagttCGAGTCTCTCGGTGTCAAGGTCCTCGGTACTCCGATCGACACTATCATCACTACTGAGGATCGCGAGCTCTTTGCCCGAAGCATGGACTCTATTGGCGAGAAGTGTGCAAAGTCCGCCTCTGCCAACAACATCGACGAGGCGATGCACGTCGTAAAGGACATTGGTTTCCCCGTCATTGTGCGTGCTGCCTatgctcttggtggtctcGGCAGTGGCTTCGCCAACAATGAGGAGGAACTGATGGATCTCTGCAACAAAGCCTTCGCCGCCAGTCCCCAAGTTCTGATCGAACGTAGTATGAAGGGCTGGAAGGAGATCGAATACGAGGTTGTCCGTGATGCTCAAGACAACTGCATTACAGTCTGTAACATGGAGAACTTCGACCCTCTCGGTATCCACACTGGTGACTCTATTGTTGTCGCTCCCTCGCAGACCTTGTCTGATGAAGACTACAATATGCTGCGAACGACAGCTGTCAATGTCATTCGCCATCTTGGCGTTGTCGGAGAGTGTAACATTCAGTATGCCCTGAACCCCTTCTCCCGTGAGTACTGCATTATCGAGGTCAACGCCCGTCTGTCTCGATCTTCTGCTCTCGCCTCTAAGGCTACAGGTTACCCTCTGGCCTTTATCGctgccaagcttggtcttggtattccCCTCAAGGAGATTAAAAACTCAGTCACCAAGTCCACCTGTGCTTGCTTCGAGCCCTCGCTCGATTACGTCGTGGTCAAGATGCCTCGATGGGATCTCAAGAAGTTTACCCGCGTGTCCACTCAGCTTGGTTCCTCCATGAAGAGTGTGGGTGAAGTCATGAGCATTGGTCGATCTTTCGAGGAGGCCATCCAGAAGGCCATCCGAGCCATTGATTTCCACAACCTCGGCTTCAATGAGACGGAGGCCCTTATGagcattgaagatgagctccAGACCCCCTCTGACCAGCGTCTAtttgccatcgccaacgccatgCACGAGGGATACACTGTCGACAAGATTTGGGAATTGACCAAGATCGACAAGTGGTTCCTtcgcaagctcaagggctTGAGCGACTTCGCTAAGAGAATGACTTGCTACAGCACAAccgacatcaccaccagcccGTCTATCCTTCTCCAGGCCAAGCGCCTGGGTTTCAGTGATCGTCAGCTCGCCAAATTCTGGAGCTCCAACGAGATTGCTGTCCGTCGCCTGCGACTCGAGGCTGGTATTCAGCCCTTCGTCAAGCAGATTGACACCGTCGCTGCGGAATTCCCTGCCTTTACAAACTACCTCTACATGACCTACAATGCCTCTGATCACGATGTCAACTTCGACGATCATGGTGTCATGGTGCTCGGCTCTGGTGTTTACCGTATTGGTTCATCAGTCGAGTTCGATTGGTGTTCAGTCCGAGCTATTCGAACCCTTCGCGCTACCGGTTTCAAGACAATCATGGTCAACTATAACCCGGAGACGGTTAGTACAGATTACGACGAAGCCGATAAGCTTTActtcgagaacatcaacctcgaaaCAGTCCTGGACATTTACCAGCTCGAGAACTCAAGCGGTGTTTTGGGTGCTATGGGTGGTCAAACCCCCAACAACATTGCACTCCCACTGCACCGTGCTGGTGTCAAGGTTCTGGGTACTTCGCCCGAGATGATTGACAATGCAGAGAACCGATACAAGTTCTCTCGTATGCTGGACCGCATTGAGGTCGATCAACCTACCTGGAAGGAGCTTACTAGCTttgctgaagctcaggaGTTCTGTAACACTGTTTCTTATCCCGTACTGGTTCGACCCTCGTACGTCCTCTCGGGTGCTGCTATGAATACAGTTTATTCtgagaaggatctcaagaacTATTTGGACCAGGCTGCTGAAGTTTCTCGGGAGCACCCTGTCGTTATTACCAAGTACATTGAGAATGCCAAGGAAATCGAGATGGACGCCGTTGCCAAGGACGGTAAGGTTATTGGACACTTTATCTCCGAGCATGTCGAGAACGCTGGTGTTCACTCTGGTGATGCTACCCTTATCTTGCCTCCTCAAGATTTGGAAGCCACCACCATTGAGCGTATTGAGGAGGCTACTCGCAAGATTGGCCAGGCCCTCAACGTCACTGGTCCTTTCAACATTCAGTTCATTGCCAAGGACAacgacatcaaggtcatcgagTGTAACGTTCGTGCCTCACGTTCGTTCCCCTTCGTGTCCAAGGTCATGGGTGTTgacttgatcgagatggccaccaaggccatcatggGCCAGCCTTTCCAGGCCTACCCTCCCACCGATCTTGCCCCCAACTGCGTCGGTGTCAAGGTCCCTCAGTTCAGTTTCTCTCGTCTTTCCGGTGCCGATCCCGTACTGGGTGTCGAGATGGCCTCTACAGGTGAGGTTGCTTGCTTCGGCGTTGACAAGAATGAGGCCTATCTTAAAGCCTTGATGTCTACTGGGTTCAAGATtcccaagaagaacatccTCCTGTCCATTGGATCCTACAAGGACAAGCGCGAGATGCTTCCTTCtgtccagaagcttgagaagctcggcTATAAGCTGTTTGCTACTTCCGGTACCGCCGATTTCCTCCAGGAGCACGGCGTTCAGTGTCAATACCTTGAGGTTCTCGGTAAGGAGGAGGACCGCAGCTCTGAATTCTCTCTCACCCAGCATCTGGCCAAGAACACCATTGATCTGTACATCAACTTGCCTTCCAACAACAAGTACCGTCGTCCCGCCAACTACATGAGTAAGGGTTACCAGACTCGACGTATGGCTGTTGATTACCAGATCCCTCTCGTTACCAACGTCAAGAACGCCAAGATTCTCGTTGAGGCCATTGCCCGCCACTTCGAGCTTGAGGTTTCTAAGCGCGATTACCAGACCAGCCACCGTACCATCGTGCTGCCCGGTCTAATCAACATCGCAGCTTTTGTTCCAGGTATCGCTACTGCCAGCAATGATGACCTTCAGACAGTGACAAAGGCCTCTATTTCTGCTGGTTTCAGCATGATCCGGGTTATGCCTTTGGGTGTTGATGGCGCCATCACTGATGCCCTCACTTTGAAGACCGCTCAGCAGAACAGCCGACGAGGTGGCTACTGTGATTACAACTTTTCTGTGGCCGCTACCTCGGACAATGCTGATCAGATCAGCCATGTTACTGGCGAGGTTGGCTCACTCTTCATCCCCTTCAACCACCTCTCTGGCAACATCAGTaaggttgctgctgtcacTGCTCACTTCGATTCTTGGCCTACACACAAGCCTATCGTCACCGATGCTAAGCTGACCGACTTGGCCTCtattctcctccttgccaGCCTCCACAACCGTCGCATTCATGTTACTTCGGTCACAAACAAGGATGATATCAAGCTTATCGCCCTtagcaaggccaagggaCTCCAAGTCACCTGCGACGTCTCGATCTACTCTCTGTACCTCAACCGTGACGAGTACCCTGAGTGCGAGCGTCTGCCCACTGTAGCTGATCAGAAGGCTCTCTGGCAGCACATGTCTACCATTGATGTGTTCTCCATTGGTAGTCTGCCTTACCGCCTGGCTACTTCGCTCGGCCATAAGGGCGATCCTCATATGGGAATCTCTGATGCTCTCCCTCTGCTACTCACTTCAGTTGCTGAGGGTCGTTTGACTgttgacgacatcaaggAACGCCTTTACACCAACCCTATGGAGATCTTCGAGCTCCACGATCAATCCGGCACCAccattgaggctgagattgatcgCCCCTACACCGTGGCTCCCGGGACCTTCTGGTCTCCCTTTGTGGGTCGCACTATGCGTGGATCTGTTCAAAGAGTCACTTTCCAGAACACCACTGTCTGTCTTGATGGTGAAGTCTTGCCTGTCTCGCCTCAGGGTAAGGACATGTCTTCGCACATTGCTCCTCCCATGTCGCCCCCAGTCAAGCCCACCACCTCGATCGCTCAAGCCACCGGTTCTCCCCAAGCCCGCCGCCTGTCCATGCTGGGTGGCTTCCAGCCTCTGAACCGTCTCCGTGGTGTTGATACTGGTGCTGTTGGCGCTACTCTGCCTTCGCCTGCTCGTGGTGCTGCTCCTGTTGAGGAGCTCGCCCCtggcctccagctccagcccCTGGTCAGCTCTTCTCTGCAGCAGCTCCTGGCTCAGCCTTCGTCGTTCAAGAACACACACGTCCTGTCCGTCAAGTCTTACAGCAGAGCTGATCTCCACCTGCTCTTCACTGTTGCTCAGGAGATGCGTCTTGGTGTCCAGCGCGAAGGTGTCTTGAACATCCTTCGAGGCCGCGTTTTGACCACGCTCTTCTACGAGCCCTCAACTCGCACGTCGGCTTCGTTCGATGCTGCTATGCAGCGTCTTGGTGGACGCACCATCGCTATCTCCACCTCTCACTCTTCTGTCCAGAAGGGTGAGACTCTCCAGGATACTCTCCGTACTCTGGCTTGCtatggtgatgctgttgttcTCCGTCACCCTGAGGAGACCAGCGTCCATGTTGCTGAGAAATACAGCCCTGTCCCTGTTATCAACGGTGGCAACGGCAGCAAGGAGCACCCCACGCAGGCTTTCCTTgacctcttcaccatccgTGAGGAGTTGGGTACCGTACAGGGCTTGACCATCACCTTCCTGGGTGATCTTCTTTATGGCCGACCTGTGCACTCTCTTGTGTACCTACTGAGACATTACCACGTCCAGGTTCAGCTGGTCGCCCCCAAGGCTCTGGCTTTGCCACCTAAGGTCCGAGAGCAGCTCGTTGCTTCCGGCCAACTTCTCTGCGAGTCTGAGACTCTCACACCTGAGATCCTGGCTCGTAGTGACGTCCTGTACTGCACGCGTGTGCAGCGGGAGCGCTTTCCCACCGAGGAGGAGTACCAGCGCGTTAAGAACTCTTACCGAGTGGACAACGCTTCGCTCAAGCATGCTAAGAGCTCTTCAATTGTTATGCACCCTCTCCCCCGCAACGAGGAGGTTGCCGAGGAGGTCGACTTCGACCAGCGGGCTGCATACTTCCGACAGGTAAGCACTGATTCCTACAACATGTTGATGCCATTGCTCACACGATGTTTAGATGCGCTATGGCCTCTACTGCCGCATGGCTCTGTTGGCGCTGGTTATGGCTGA
- a CDS encoding pyridoxamine 5'-phosphate oxidase has protein sequence MALHSADTSKLIFAPAGHQATGQAEQFTKGTLVRSQLNPTSPIPQFHAWFSRAQENDSGVDHPESCTLSTASLPSGRISSRTVYLKELDNRGFVIYTNLGTSRKAADIATNPRAAMLFFWESLQRQVHVEGRVEKISREESQTYYDTRARGSRIGAWASRQSQVLEPQGEDDDGRKQLEGWVKDVEKRFEGQEKIPVPEFWGGLRIIPDRIEFWQGRESRLHDRFVYEREGEEEEWTLKRLSP, from the exons ATGGCGCTTCATTCAGCAGATACTTCGAAGCTCATCT TCGCCCCCGCGGGCCATCAGGCAACAGGCCAAGCTGAGCAGTTTACCAAAGGAACTCTCGTTCGCTCACAGCTAAACCCAACATCACCTATCCCTCAATTCCACGCATGGTTCTCCCGTGCCCAGGAGAATGATTCTGGTGTAGACCATCCTGAATCATGCActctctcaacagcctctctCCCCTCAGGTCGTATCTCCTCTCGTACTGTGTATCTAAAGGAGCTCGACAACCGTGGCTTTGTCATCTACACCAACCTGGGCACGTCTCGCAAGGCAGCTGATATAGCGACTAACCCCCGTGCTgcgatgttgttcttctgggAATCCCTACAGCGTCAAGTCCATGTTGAAGGACGGGTAGAGAAGATCTCCCGTGAAGAAAGCCAGACATACTACGACACGCGAGCTCGGGGAAGCAGAATCGGCGCATGGGCTAGTCGACAGAGTCAAGTACTTGAGCCacaaggtgaagatgacgatggccgCAAGCAGCTGGAGGGATGGGTCAAAGACGTTGAGAAGCGGTTTGAGGGGCAGGAGAAGATCCCTGTTCCCGAGTTTTGGGGTGGATTGAGAATTATCCCGGATAGGATCGAGTTCTGGCAAGGAAGGGAGAGTAGACTTCACGACAGGTTCGTCTATGAACgggagggcgaggaagaggagtgGACATTGAAGAGGCTAAGTCCTTAA